One segment of Alnus glutinosa chromosome 2, dhAlnGlut1.1, whole genome shotgun sequence DNA contains the following:
- the LOC133861461 gene encoding multiprotein-bridging factor 1b, translating into MSGVGPISQDWEPVVIRKKAPNAAAKKDEKAVNAARRSGAEIETIKKSTAGTNKAASSSTSLNTRKLDEETENLAHERVPTELKKAITQARTEKKLTQAQLAQLINEKPQVIQEYESGKAIPNQQIITKLERALGAKLRGKK; encoded by the exons ATGTCAGGAGTCGGACCGATCTCGCAGGACTGGGAACCGGTGGTAATCCGCAAGAAGGCCCCCAACGCCGCCGCCAAGAAGGATGAGAAAGCCGTCAACGCTGCTCGCCGATCCGGCGCCGAGATCGAAACCATAAAAAAAT CTACTGCTGGGACAAACAAAGCTGCCTCTAGCAGCACTTCGCTAAACACGAGGAAGCTGGATGAGGAAACTGAGAACCTTGCTC ATGAGCGTGTACCAACTGAGCTAAAGAAAGCTATTACACAAGCTCGAACGGAAAAGAAGCTTACACAGGCTCAGCTTGCACAA TTGATTAATGAGAAGCCTCAAGTCATCCAGGAGTATGAATCTGGTAAAGCTATTCCCAATCAACAGATCATTACCAAGCTGGAGAGGGCTCTTGGAGCCAAACTGCgtggaaagaaataa